A window from Mixophyes fleayi isolate aMixFle1 chromosome 12, aMixFle1.hap1, whole genome shotgun sequence encodes these proteins:
- the LOC142108347 gene encoding olfactory receptor 12D1-like, with translation MEGGNGTSTINVFILTGITNLPWLQKFLFVLVLSFYLLDIFGNLIIISLVVRDVSLHFPMYFLLANLSFVDMCFSSITVPKMMDGFWRENTISLKGCIAQMYFFHFLGCTEGILLASMGYDRYVAICHPLRYSTLMRRAVCIQLVLISWVIGLTTSLVHAIMTSELSFCYSNKIKHFFCDVKPVIKLACADIQLNEAVLTNVLGFLSTSTFFLTIISYFYIILKLMKIHSSEGRSKAFSTCSSHLTVVILFYGTAMCTYLGSSSENSIEKDRIAAILYTVITPALNPIIYTLRNQEVQKSLRKLFKHQHF, from the coding sequence ATGGAAGGGGGGAACGGAACATCAACGATCAATGTGTTCATCCTCACAGGTATTACCaaccttccatggcttcaaaagTTCCTCTTTGTTTTAGTCCTCTCCTTTTACCTTCTTGATATATTCGGCAATCTCATTATTATATCCCTGGTGGTCAGAGATGTTTCTCTGCATTTCCCAATGTACTTCTTACTGGCGAACCTTTCATTTGTAGATATGTGCTTCTCATCTATCACGGTTCCCAAGATGATGGATGGGTTCTGGCGAGAGAACACTATTTCTTTAAAAGGCTGCATTGCCCAGATGTATTTCTTTCACTTCTTGGGATGTACAGAAGGGATTCTCCTGGCGTCCATGGGCTATGACAGATATGTTGCCATCTGCCATCCACTACGATACAGTACCTTAATGCGGAGGGCAGTTTGCattcaattggttttaatttcatgGGTCATTGGTCTCACCACCTCATTGGTACATGCAATTATGACATCAGAGCTCTCTTTTTGCTACTCTAACAAAATTAAACACTTTTTCTGCGATGTCAAACCCGTGATAAAGTTGGCTTGTGCAGATATCCAGCTCAATGAGGCAGTACTGACTAATGTCCTTGGTTTTCTAAGCACTAGCACTTTTTTTCTCACTATAATATCCTATTTTTATATCATTCTTAAACTTATGAAAATACATTCTTCCGAAGGAAGGTCCAAAGCTTTCTCGACATGTTCTTCACATCTTACAGTAGTTATTCTCTTCTACGGTACAGCTATGTGCACCTATCTTGGCAGTTCCTCAGAAAATTCCATAGAAAAAGACAGAATAGCGGCCATATTGTATACCGTTATCACACCAGCACTGAACCCAATTATTTACACTTTGAGGAATCAGGAGGTTCAAAAATCCCTAAGAAAGCTATTTAAGCATCAACATTTCTAA